From Chaetodon auriga isolate fChaAug3 chromosome 10, fChaAug3.hap1, whole genome shotgun sequence, a single genomic window includes:
- the her12 gene encoding hairy-related 12, whose translation MAPCSTNYSSVHHIRISERDNIKLRKPVVEKMRRDRINSCIEQLKIILEKEFHKQEPNSKLEKADILEMTVSFLRQQLQPGPCRSDYNQGYSHCWRDSVHFLSAGSNTEAPVTPLQSLQQQEQQQVHQAQRASSSSTACSSLRATTLQDNSSSSSSRGPMWRPW comes from the exons ATGGCTCCCTGCTCCACCAACTACTCCTCTGTTCACCACATCAGGATCTCTGAGAGAGACAACATCAAA TTGAGGAAACCTGTTGTGGAAAAAATGCGCAGAGATCGCATCAACAGCTGCATCGAGCAGCTCAAGATCATTCTGGAGAAGGAGTTCCACAAGCAGGAGCCCAACTCCAAGCTGGAGAAAGCCGACATCCTGGAGATGACGGTGAGCTTCctgaggcagcagctgcagccggGCCCCTGCCGCAGCGACTACAACCAAGGCTACTCTCACTGCTGGAGGGACTCTGTgcacttcctctctgcaggatcCAACACAGAGGCCCCTGTCACCCCTCTGCaaagcctccagcagcaggagcagcagcaggtccatCAGGCGCAGAGAGCtagcagctcctccacagcctgCTCCAGTCTGAGGGCCACCACGCTGcaggacaacagcagcagcagcagcagcagaggccccATGTGGAGGCCTTGGTAG